One region of Pagrus major chromosome 5, Pma_NU_1.0 genomic DNA includes:
- the LOC140996720 gene encoding potassium channel subfamily K member 16-like: MARFQLVPGKVSWTVLLTLAHFTYLLFGATIFQMLEREAESNNRNHFQLEKLHFLANYTCLDGAALEKFVQVILDAWENGVNPSGNSTNPSNWDFCSSFFFAGTVVTTIGYGNLSPSTVSGQVFCVFYALCGIPLNLAFLKQLGKCLTIHLGRLEKGMVSVFPKKQIIEALAVSLFFITGSLLFLVIPPLLFSYVEGWTFGEGFYFAFITLSTIGFGDYVVGTDPGKEYISLYRSLAGIWIIFALAWLALILNMAGRIMEHLIGLTHPGFKKQEVEEDVSSSKLEDTSKI, encoded by the exons ATGGCGAGGTTCCAGTTGGTCCCAGGCAAAGTGAGCTGGACAGTACTTTTGACTCTGGCCCACTTCACATACCTGCTGTTCGGGGCCACCATCTTCCAGATGCTGGAGCGAGAGGCTGAGAGCAATAACCGAAACCACTTCCAACTGGAGAAACTGCATTTCTTGGCTAATTATACCTGCCTGGATGGAGCAGCCTTGGAGAAGTTTGTTCAG gtgaTTTTGGATGCCTGGGAAAATGGAGTGAATCCCTCCGGCAACTCAACAAACCCCAGTAACTGGGATTTCTGTAGCTCCTTCTTTTTTGCTGGCACAGTGGTCACAACTATAG GCTATGGAAACCTCTCCCCCAGCACTGTGTCCGGTcaggtgttttgtgtgttttatgcacTGTGTGGGATACCACTGAACCTGGCCTTCCTTAAACAGCTGGGGAAGTGTCTCACCATCCACCTTGGTCGACTGGAGAAGGGAATGGTCTCAGTTTTTCCCAAAAAG CAAATCATTGAGGCTCTGGCAGTGAGCTTGTTCTTCATCACAGGCAGCTTGTTGTTTCTGGTcatccctcctctgctcttcagcTACGTTGAAGGCTGGACATTTGGTGAGGGCTTCTATTTCGCCTTCATTACCCTCAGCACCATTGGTTTTGGAGATTACGTGGTGG GGACCGACCCAGGCAAGGAGTACATCTCTCTGTATCGCAGTCTTGCAGGTATATGGATCATCTTCGCCTTGGCGTGGCTCGCTCTCATCCTCAACATGGCAGGCAGAATAATGGAGCATTTGATTGGCCTGACTCATCCAGGTTTCAAGAAACAAGAGGTGGAAGAGGACGTGTCATCCAGTAAACTCGAGGACACCTCAAAGATCTGA